In Exiguobacterium sibiricum 7-3, a genomic segment contains:
- a CDS encoding SMI1/KNR4 family protein, giving the protein MKFWNEEEELKAPALLKADIHRIQQELAGHFPEAYIEKLSEQNGGSVVFNAVSVDFENTWSDQDTQPFLPFSFIQPLSYDVYQSNVGTLREWDVTGKKMIFANGGGSYFYYFNFEDNAHEPSVWCLDISVISNHFVASSFDELLMKLSVQEGEPIDATDASVSFLTMEEILELINHGDEDDTLLAHSHWMVIGQEPERLVRELMQRIEQSNNEDQIDSYAGYLAETMINHSEKLKNSLEDVIDLLKSKHLITDLSDLIEWLDEEM; this is encoded by the coding sequence TTGAAGTTTTGGAATGAAGAGGAAGAGTTGAAAGCACCTGCTTTACTTAAAGCGGACATCCACAGGATTCAACAGGAACTTGCTGGTCATTTTCCTGAAGCCTACATAGAAAAATTATCAGAACAAAATGGAGGATCTGTCGTTTTTAATGCTGTTTCAGTGGATTTTGAAAACACTTGGTCAGATCAGGACACTCAACCGTTTTTGCCCTTCTCCTTCATACAACCGTTATCTTACGATGTTTACCAATCAAACGTAGGTACTTTACGAGAATGGGATGTAACCGGAAAAAAGATGATTTTTGCCAATGGTGGTGGCAGTTACTTCTACTATTTCAATTTTGAAGACAATGCACACGAACCGTCCGTCTGGTGTCTGGATATCTCAGTTATTTCTAATCATTTTGTGGCAAGCTCCTTTGACGAATTACTGATGAAGTTGTCTGTCCAGGAAGGTGAACCGATTGATGCAACTGACGCTTCTGTGAGTTTTTTGACGATGGAAGAAATCCTTGAATTAATTAATCACGGCGATGAGGATGACACTTTACTTGCGCACTCCCATTGGATGGTGATTGGTCAAGAACCGGAACGATTGGTACGTGAATTGATGCAACGGATTGAACAGAGTAATAATGAAGATCAGATTGACAGTTATGCGGGATACCTAGCCGAGACAATGATCAATCATTCAGAAAAACTGAAGAATTCTCTTGAAGACGTCATCGACTTATTGAAGAGCAAACATCTTATTACAGATTTGAGTGATCTTATCGAATGGTTGGATGAAGAAATGTGA
- a CDS encoding glycoside hydrolase family 31 protein, with the protein MRTIDESHFYTRDMKPLARPEAIVQGDTYRFTVLTSRLIRLEYAADGQFEDRPTQTVWYRDFPVPSYRIVEDETELQIITEHVHLHYTKGPFASNTLYIDVLGNFSTYYSRYTYGGPLRTLKGTARTLDHADGEIPLEEGIISRQGYAAIDDSASFVLTEDHFVEPRQEGAQDIYYFGYGHDYKQALKDFYRLTGPTPMLPRQVLGNWWSRYWRYNEKEYKDLMTRFKAEDVPFSVSVIDMDWHVTDIPEKYGSGWTGYTWNRDLFPDPKGFLQWLKDDDRMVTLNLHPADGVRGFEEAYEAMAVAMGVDPDTEDRIPFDFSDRDFIENYFTKLHHPHEADGVDFWWIDWQQGANSKMKGLDPLWMLNHYHALDIARDGNRPLIFSRYAGPGSHRYPVGFSGDTLISWASLKFQPYFTATASNIGYGWWSHDIGGHQRGEKDDELSTRWLQYGVFSPIMRLHSTMSIFNGKEPWRYSVESEQVMKKYLRLRHQLVPYIYTMNARNHFDGLPLVSPMYYEHPEEELAYAVPNQYYFGTELMVTPIVEPMNPKLHVAATTAWLPEGEWFDFFTGHRYTGGKQMRLFRKLDDQGVLAKAGAIVPLGQHLEHSNALDNPDHLELLVFPGASNRFTLFEDDNVGVAHRDGENVETAFELDWAARTLTIATPFGKRELLPEKREVTLILRGVNEGHVSRDGKVLPSRYDHQTQSLSVDLGELGETQVLSLQVDMSTNDNRMERLYTFLDQAEIGYDLKDRLYRLLSQRLEPVNLMHQLQALNLEKDLVDCLLEIMLF; encoded by the coding sequence ATGCGCACAATTGACGAATCCCATTTCTATACCCGAGACATGAAACCATTGGCACGACCGGAAGCAATTGTCCAAGGCGACACATACCGCTTCACCGTTCTCACCAGTCGCCTAATTCGACTCGAGTACGCAGCGGACGGACAATTCGAAGATCGGCCGACGCAAACCGTTTGGTACCGTGATTTCCCGGTGCCGTCGTACCGGATCGTCGAAGACGAAACGGAGTTGCAAATCATCACGGAACACGTCCATTTGCATTATACAAAAGGACCGTTTGCGTCGAACACCCTCTACATCGACGTCCTTGGAAACTTCAGTACGTATTACAGCCGCTACACGTACGGCGGACCGCTCCGGACCCTCAAAGGGACGGCGCGGACGCTTGATCATGCCGACGGTGAGATTCCGCTCGAAGAAGGAATCATCTCCCGTCAAGGCTATGCGGCCATCGATGACTCGGCGTCATTCGTCCTGACGGAAGACCATTTCGTCGAACCCCGTCAAGAAGGGGCGCAGGACATCTATTATTTCGGTTATGGTCACGACTACAAACAGGCATTAAAAGACTTTTACCGGTTGACCGGTCCGACTCCGATGTTACCGCGGCAAGTGCTCGGGAACTGGTGGAGCCGCTACTGGCGCTATAACGAAAAAGAATACAAGGATTTGATGACCCGCTTCAAGGCAGAGGACGTCCCGTTTTCGGTCAGCGTCATCGACATGGACTGGCACGTGACGGACATTCCGGAGAAATACGGCAGCGGCTGGACAGGCTACACGTGGAACCGCGATCTGTTCCCGGATCCAAAAGGGTTCCTGCAATGGTTAAAGGATGACGACCGGATGGTGACACTCAACCTGCACCCGGCCGACGGTGTCCGTGGATTCGAAGAAGCGTATGAGGCGATGGCTGTTGCGATGGGGGTTGACCCGGATACGGAAGACCGGATTCCGTTCGACTTCTCAGACCGCGATTTCATCGAAAACTATTTTACGAAGCTGCATCACCCGCATGAAGCCGATGGGGTCGACTTCTGGTGGATTGACTGGCAACAGGGCGCAAACTCGAAGATGAAGGGGCTTGATCCGCTCTGGATGCTCAATCATTACCATGCCCTCGACATCGCGCGGGACGGCAATCGTCCGTTGATCTTCTCGCGGTATGCCGGACCCGGCAGTCACCGCTATCCGGTCGGTTTCTCGGGCGATACGTTGATTTCCTGGGCATCGCTGAAATTCCAACCGTATTTCACGGCGACGGCCTCAAACATCGGCTACGGCTGGTGGAGTCATGATATCGGCGGTCACCAGCGTGGGGAGAAGGACGACGAACTGTCGACGCGTTGGCTCCAGTACGGCGTCTTCAGCCCGATTATGCGTCTGCACAGTACGATGAGTATCTTCAACGGGAAAGAGCCGTGGCGGTACTCGGTCGAGTCGGAACAAGTGATGAAGAAGTATTTACGACTTCGTCATCAGCTCGTGCCGTACATCTATACGATGAACGCCCGCAATCACTTTGACGGCTTACCGCTCGTCTCGCCGATGTATTACGAACATCCGGAAGAGGAACTGGCGTATGCCGTTCCGAACCAGTATTACTTCGGGACGGAATTGATGGTCACACCGATCGTCGAACCGATGAATCCGAAGCTGCACGTCGCAGCGACGACGGCCTGGTTGCCGGAAGGCGAATGGTTTGATTTCTTCACCGGTCACCGTTATACGGGCGGCAAACAGATGCGTCTGTTCCGAAAGCTTGACGATCAAGGGGTGCTCGCGAAAGCCGGCGCAATTGTTCCGCTCGGTCAGCACCTCGAACATTCGAATGCGCTCGATAATCCGGATCATCTCGAACTGCTTGTCTTCCCGGGGGCGTCAAACCGGTTCACATTGTTTGAAGATGACAATGTCGGTGTCGCGCACCGGGACGGGGAAAATGTCGAGACGGCATTTGAACTCGACTGGGCGGCCCGGACTTTGACGATTGCGACCCCGTTCGGCAAACGGGAGTTGTTGCCGGAAAAACGTGAAGTGACACTGATCTTGCGTGGTGTCAACGAAGGACACGTCTCACGGGACGGGAAAGTCCTGCCGAGCCGTTATGATCATCAGACTCAATCATTGTCGGTTGATCTTGGTGAACTCGGTGAGACGCAAGTCTTGTCGCTTCAGGTCGACATGTCGACGAACGATAACCGGATGGAACGGTTGTATACGTTCCTTGATCAGGCGGAGATCGGCTATGATCTGAAGGACCGTTTGTACCGGTTGTTGTCCCAACGTTTGGAACCGGTCAACTTGATGCATCAGTTGCAGGCGCTAAATCTTGAGAAGGATCTCGTCGACTGCCTGCTTGAGATCATGTTGTTCTAA
- a CDS encoding cardiolipin synthase has product MRNRILQFALVFLVAGGIIWGLYQLGYLFYVLTISATVVPLAVIMIIFIENRTAESTIAWFLVLIFLPILGVIIWMMFGRNPRRRRRNRRSHDERTLLKQAIRPVRSLAVSELPPNHLKLANTIRNFGGGGVDVHTASQILTNGNETFPEILRMIRSAQHHVHIQYYIYRNDETGQAIREALIDRLNAGVEVRFMFDGLGSYMLGEGFLKPLREAGAKIAAYDPISSPLFIFTANFRNHRKIVVIDGKIGFTGGLNVGDEYDGKSKKFGFWRDTHLRLEGRAVKELQATFLDDWLYAHLEGSDTWETFAGEGAIEHYFPKHDVESDGAVQVVTSGPTSKDPAIRNALIAAIISAQRSIWISTPYLIPDNETMTLLRLAARAGLDVRILTPGKGDSFTSYYGTRSYFGPLLKDGVKIYTYNRHFIHAKLFLVDGKIAVVGTANMDIRSFVLNYELMAFMYDSESAARLERDFIDDFDVSIQLSSADYVKRPMRFRIFESFSRLISPLL; this is encoded by the coding sequence GTGCGCAATCGGATTTTACAGTTCGCGCTCGTGTTTTTAGTTGCCGGTGGAATCATTTGGGGGCTATACCAATTGGGCTATTTATTTTATGTGCTGACGATTTCCGCGACCGTCGTACCGCTTGCCGTCATCATGATTATCTTCATCGAAAACCGGACAGCGGAATCGACGATTGCCTGGTTTTTAGTTTTGATTTTCTTACCGATTCTTGGCGTCATCATCTGGATGATGTTCGGGCGCAATCCGCGCCGCCGCCGCCGGAACCGGCGATCGCATGACGAGCGGACATTGCTGAAACAGGCAATTCGTCCCGTCCGGTCGCTTGCGGTCAGTGAGTTGCCGCCGAATCACCTGAAGCTGGCCAATACGATTCGGAACTTTGGCGGCGGTGGCGTTGATGTCCATACTGCCAGTCAAATCCTGACGAACGGTAACGAGACGTTCCCGGAAATTCTCCGGATGATTCGTTCCGCGCAGCATCATGTCCACATCCAATACTACATTTACCGGAACGATGAGACCGGACAGGCAATCCGCGAAGCATTGATTGACCGGTTAAACGCCGGTGTCGAAGTCCGGTTCATGTTTGACGGGCTCGGGAGTTACATGCTCGGGGAAGGCTTTTTAAAACCGCTCCGGGAAGCCGGGGCGAAGATTGCCGCCTACGACCCGATTTCAAGTCCGTTATTCATCTTCACGGCGAACTTCCGCAATCACCGGAAAATCGTCGTCATTGACGGGAAGATCGGCTTTACCGGTGGACTGAACGTCGGCGACGAGTACGACGGGAAAAGTAAGAAGTTCGGTTTTTGGCGCGATACCCACCTTCGGCTCGAAGGACGGGCCGTCAAGGAATTGCAGGCGACGTTCCTCGATGATTGGTTATACGCCCATCTCGAAGGCAGTGATACGTGGGAAACGTTTGCTGGTGAGGGCGCAATCGAACATTACTTCCCGAAACATGATGTCGAGTCGGACGGTGCAGTCCAGGTCGTGACGAGTGGACCGACGTCAAAAGATCCGGCCATCCGGAACGCGTTAATTGCTGCCATCATCTCGGCACAGCGGTCGATCTGGATTTCGACTCCGTATCTGATTCCGGATAACGAGACGATGACATTGCTGCGTCTCGCGGCCCGTGCAGGACTGGACGTCCGGATTTTAACACCGGGTAAGGGAGACAGTTTTACCTCCTACTATGGAACCCGGTCCTATTTCGGACCTTTGTTAAAAGATGGAGTCAAAATTTATACGTATAACCGGCACTTCATCCATGCCAAACTGTTCCTCGTCGATGGAAAGATTGCCGTCGTCGGAACGGCGAACATGGATATCCGGAGCTTCGTTTTGAACTACGAACTGATGGCCTTTATGTATGATTCCGAGAGTGCGGCCCGGCTCGAACGCGATTTCATCGATGATTTCGACGTCTCGATTCAGTTGTCTTCGGCGGATTATGTCAAACGTCCGATGCGGTTCCGGATCTTTGAATCGTTCTCCCGTTTGATTTCACCATTGTTATGA